A genomic stretch from Streptococcus oralis includes:
- a CDS encoding DegV family protein, whose amino-acid sequence MTWKIVADSGCDYRQLVTPAIDTEFISVPLTIQVADQVFIDDANLDIDYMMKTMYATSEASKSACPSPDDYLRAFEGAKHIFVVTITGTLSGSHNSAQLAKNIYLEEHPDTQIHVIDSLSAGGEVDLLVEKLNDLIDQGLSHEEVVEAITAYQEKTKLLFVLAKVDNLVKNGRLSKIIGTVVGLLNIRMVGEASETGTLELLQKARGAKKSLQAAYEELIKAGYAGGRIVMAHRSNEKFCQQLSDRLLETFPQANIKILPTSGLCSFYAEDGGLLMGYEIN is encoded by the coding sequence ATGACTTGGAAGATTGTAGCTGACTCTGGTTGTGATTATCGTCAATTGGTAACTCCCGCTATCGATACTGAATTTATCAGTGTTCCTTTAACCATTCAAGTAGCTGATCAGGTCTTTATTGATGATGCTAATCTCGACATTGACTACATGATGAAAACCATGTATGCGACTTCTGAGGCTTCAAAATCAGCTTGTCCTAGCCCTGATGATTACTTGCGTGCTTTTGAAGGTGCTAAACATATCTTTGTCGTTACCATCACTGGTACTCTTTCAGGCAGCCATAATAGCGCACAGCTCGCTAAAAATATCTACCTCGAAGAACACCCTGACACTCAGATTCATGTGATTGATAGTTTATCTGCAGGTGGGGAAGTTGACTTGCTCGTAGAAAAATTAAACGACTTGATTGACCAAGGACTTTCTCATGAGGAAGTTGTTGAAGCTATTACAGCTTACCAAGAAAAAACGAAGTTACTCTTTGTTCTTGCTAAAGTTGATAACTTGGTCAAAAATGGCCGTTTAAGTAAGATTATCGGTACGGTCGTTGGCCTTCTCAACATCCGTATGGTTGGGGAAGCAAGTGAAACTGGAACCCTAGAGCTTCTTCAAAAGGCTCGTGGTGCTAAAAAGTCCCTTCAAGCAGCCTATGAAGAACTCATCAAGGCTGGCTATGCTGGTGGTCGTATCGTCATGGCTCATCGCAGCAATGAAAAATTCTGTCAGCAATTGTCAGACCGCTTGCTGGAAACATTCCCACAAGCCAATATCAAAATCCTCCCAACTTCTGGTCTCTGCAGTTTTTATGCAGAAGATGGCGGTTTGTTGATGGGATATGAAATTAACTAA
- a CDS encoding branched-chain amino acid ABC transporter permease: MIQQLVNGLILGSVYALLALGYTMVYGIIKLINFAHGDIYMMGAFIGYFLINSFQMNFFLALIISMAGTALLGVVIEFLAYRPLRHSTRIAVLITAIGVSFLLEYGMVYLVGANTRAFPQAIQTVRYDLGPISLTNVQLMILAVSLLLMILLQVIVQKTKMGKAMRAVSVDSDAAQLMGINVNRTISFTFALGSALAGAAGVLIALYYNSLEPLMGVTPGLKSFVAAVLGGIGIIPGAALGGFVIGLLETFATAFGMSDFRDAIVYGILLLILIVRPAGILGKNVKEKV; encoded by the coding sequence ATGATCCAACAACTTGTGAATGGTTTAATTCTGGGTAGTGTTTATGCACTTTTGGCTCTGGGTTATACCATGGTTTATGGAATTATCAAACTCATCAACTTCGCCCACGGTGATATTTATATGATGGGAGCCTTTATTGGTTACTTTTTGATTAATTCTTTCCAAATGAATTTCTTTTTAGCTTTGATTATTTCAATGGCAGGAACCGCACTACTTGGTGTCGTGATTGAGTTTCTTGCCTACCGTCCTTTGCGACACTCTACACGTATTGCTGTTTTGATTACAGCTATCGGAGTGTCTTTTCTACTGGAATACGGGATGGTTTACTTAGTCGGTGCCAATACTCGTGCCTTTCCTCAAGCCATTCAAACAGTTCGCTATGATTTGGGGCCAATCAGCTTGACAAATGTTCAGTTAATGATTTTAGCAGTTTCCTTACTCCTGATGATTCTATTGCAAGTGATTGTTCAAAAAACAAAAATGGGGAAAGCCATGCGTGCTGTATCAGTTGATAGTGACGCGGCGCAATTGATGGGAATTAATGTAAATCGTACAATCAGTTTCACTTTTGCCTTGGGTTCAGCCCTTGCTGGAGCGGCAGGTGTCCTCATTGCGCTTTACTACAACTCTCTTGAACCGTTGATGGGCGTGACTCCAGGTCTAAAATCATTCGTTGCGGCCGTACTGGGTGGTATCGGGATTATTCCTGGTGCAGCTCTAGGGGGATTTGTGATTGGCTTGTTGGAAACTTTTGCTACTGCCTTCGGTATGTCTGATTTCCGTGATGCTATCGTATATGGAATCTTGCTTTTGATTCTGATTGTTCGACCTGCAGGTATCCTTGGTAAGAATGTGAAAGAGAAGGTGTAA
- the upp gene encoding uracil phosphoribosyltransferase, producing the protein MGKIEVINHPLIQHKLSILRRTDTSTKAFRELVDEIAMLMGYEVLRDLPLEDVEIETPITKTVQKQLAGKKLAIVPILRAGIGMVDGLLSLVPAAKVGHIGMYRDEETLQPVEYLVKLPEDIDQRQIFVVDPMLATGGSAILAVDSLKKRGASNIKFVCLVAAPEGVKALQAAHPDVEIFTAALDEHLNEHGYIVPGLGDAGDRLFGTK; encoded by the coding sequence ATGGGAAAAATTGAAGTCATTAATCATCCACTCATTCAACATAAATTGTCAATCTTGCGTCGTACAGACACTTCTACAAAGGCCTTTCGCGAATTAGTAGATGAGATTGCAATGTTGATGGGGTATGAAGTACTTCGTGATCTTCCACTTGAAGACGTGGAAATCGAAACACCTATCACAAAGACCGTTCAAAAACAATTGGCTGGTAAAAAATTGGCGATTGTCCCAATCTTGCGTGCAGGTATCGGAATGGTAGATGGGCTCTTGAGCTTGGTTCCAGCAGCAAAAGTTGGACACATCGGTATGTACCGTGATGAAGAAACCCTTCAGCCAGTTGAATACTTGGTGAAATTGCCTGAGGATATTGACCAACGTCAAATCTTTGTCGTTGATCCAATGCTTGCAACAGGTGGATCAGCAATCTTGGCTGTTGACTCCCTTAAAAAACGTGGGGCATCAAACATCAAGTTTGTCTGTCTGGTAGCTGCTCCAGAAGGAGTGAAAGCTCTTCAAGCAGCTCACCCGGATGTAGAAATCTTTACAGCAGCCTTGGACGAACACTTGAATGAACATGGCTATATTGTTCCAGGTCTCGGAGATGCTGGAGACCGCTTGTTCGGTACCAAATAA
- a CDS encoding deoxycytidylate deaminase, which yields MTEKRLAWDEYFAAQALLIANRSTCKRAKVGAVLVKDNKVISTGYNGSVSGTEHCIDHECLVIEDHCVRTLHAEVNAILQGAERGVPKGFTAYVTHFPCLNCTKQLLQVGCKRVVYINQYRMDDYAQYLYHEKGTELTHLPLETVQTALQEADLI from the coding sequence ATGACAGAAAAAAGACTGGCTTGGGATGAGTACTTTGCAGCCCAGGCTTTACTGATTGCTAATCGTTCGACCTGTAAACGTGCCAAGGTGGGAGCTGTCCTAGTCAAGGATAATAAGGTCATTTCAACTGGCTATAATGGTTCCGTATCAGGAACGGAGCACTGTATTGACCACGAATGTCTGGTCATAGAAGATCACTGTGTCCGAACCCTTCACGCCGAGGTCAATGCCATCTTGCAAGGAGCCGAACGAGGGGTTCCAAAGGGATTTACAGCCTATGTGACCCATTTTCCGTGTCTGAACTGCACCAAACAACTGCTACAGGTTGGTTGCAAGCGCGTGGTTTATATCAACCAGTACCGAATGGATGACTATGCCCAGTACCTTTATCACGAAAAAGGTACCGAGTTGACCCATTTACCATTAGAGACTGTTCAGACAGCTCTTCAAGAGGCAGATTTGATTTAA
- a CDS encoding ABC transporter substrate-binding protein produces MKKKFALSFVALASVALLAACGEVKSGASNTTGNPVDEKTIKIGFNFEETGAVAAYGTSEQKGAQLAVDEINAAGGIDGKQIEVVDKDNKSETAEAASVTTNLVTQSKVTAIVGPATSGATAAAVANATQAGVPLISPSATQDGLTKGQEYLFIGTFQDSFQGKIISNYVTNKLNAKKVVLYTDNASDYAKGIAKSFREAYKGEIVADETFVAGDTDFQAALTKMKGKEFDAIVVPGYYTEAGKIVNQARGMGIDKPIVGGDGFNGEEFVQQATAERASNIYFISGFSTTVDVSAKAKAFLEAYRAKYNEEPSTFSALAYDSVYLVANAAKGAKNSGEIKDNLAKTKDFDGVTGQTSFDADHNTVKTAYMMTMNNGKVEAAEVVKP; encoded by the coding sequence ATGAAGAAAAAATTTGCCCTATCTTTTGTGGCTCTTGCTAGCGTAGCTCTTCTCGCTGCCTGTGGAGAGGTCAAGTCAGGAGCGTCAAATACAACTGGTAACCCAGTAGACGAAAAGACTATCAAAATCGGTTTTAACTTTGAAGAAACAGGTGCTGTAGCTGCCTATGGTACTTCTGAACAAAAAGGTGCCCAACTTGCTGTTGATGAAATCAATGCTGCAGGTGGTATCGATGGAAAACAAATCGAAGTTGTGGATAAAGATAACAAATCTGAAACTGCTGAGGCTGCCTCTGTTACAACTAACCTAGTTACCCAATCAAAAGTTACAGCTATCGTAGGACCTGCGACATCTGGTGCAACTGCTGCAGCTGTAGCCAACGCTACTCAAGCAGGAGTGCCATTGATCTCACCAAGTGCGACTCAAGATGGATTGACCAAAGGTCAAGAATATCTATTTATCGGAACTTTCCAAGATAGCTTCCAAGGGAAGATTATTTCAAACTATGTGACAAACAAATTGAACGCTAAGAAGGTTGTTCTTTATACGGACAATGCTAGTGACTATGCTAAAGGTATTGCTAAATCTTTCCGCGAAGCCTACAAGGGTGAGATTGTAGCAGATGAAACGTTTGTGGCAGGTGATACAGACTTCCAAGCAGCCCTTACTAAAATGAAAGGGAAAGAGTTTGACGCTATCGTTGTTCCAGGTTACTACACAGAAGCAGGTAAAATCGTAAACCAAGCACGTGGTATGGGAATTGATAAACCAATCGTTGGTGGTGACGGCTTTAACGGTGAAGAATTTGTTCAACAAGCAACTGCTGAAAGAGCATCAAACATTTACTTCATCTCAGGATTCTCAACTACAGTTGATGTTTCTGCAAAAGCTAAAGCTTTCCTTGAAGCATACCGTGCAAAATACAACGAAGAACCTTCAACATTCTCAGCTTTGGCCTATGACTCAGTTTATCTAGTAGCCAATGCTGCAAAAGGTGCTAAAAACTCAGGTGAAATCAAGGACAACCTTGCTAAAACCAAAGACTTTGATGGTGTAACTGGTCAAACGAGCTTTGATGCAGATCACAACACAGTGAAAACGGCTTACATGATGACCATGAATAATGGTAAAGTGGAAGCAGCAGAAGTTGTAAAACCATAA
- a CDS encoding TetR/AcrR family transcriptional regulator, which yields MSERKISEKSLENLRKSNQESNFLTREAIETALLQLLEKKDLAKISISELVKRAGVSRAAFYRNYDSKEAILESVFKRSVHNIMEQLSHYDVRTDLYLVWVHLFRAAKKEAKIIQLALDYHLEKIFVQAMQEFLEKYHGKSKGVSIYLHSFWSSAIVSVLLKWIKDGMKVPAEKIADLRLPFFKK from the coding sequence ATGTCTGAACGTAAAATATCTGAAAAATCTCTTGAAAATCTCAGAAAATCAAATCAAGAATCCAATTTTTTGACCAGAGAAGCAATCGAGACAGCGCTTTTGCAACTTCTGGAGAAAAAAGACTTGGCTAAGATCAGTATTTCAGAGTTGGTCAAGCGGGCGGGTGTCTCACGCGCTGCCTTCTATCGCAATTATGATTCTAAAGAAGCAATTTTAGAAAGTGTTTTTAAACGCAGTGTTCATAATATAATGGAACAGTTGAGCCACTACGATGTCAGAACAGACCTTTATCTAGTCTGGGTTCACCTTTTCAGAGCAGCCAAGAAAGAAGCCAAGATTATCCAACTTGCTCTGGACTACCACTTGGAAAAGATTTTTGTCCAAGCCATGCAGGAATTTCTGGAAAAATACCATGGAAAATCAAAGGGCGTCAGCATCTACCTTCATTCGTTTTGGAGCTCTGCCATCGTATCGGTTCTGCTCAAATGGATCAAGGATGGCATGAAGGTTCCAGCTGAAAAGATTGCAGATTTACGCTTGCCATTTTTCAAAAAATAG
- a CDS encoding NAD(P)/FAD-dependent oxidoreductase produces MKHFDTIVIGGGPAGMMATISSSFYGQKTLLIEKNRKLGKKLAGTGGGRCNVTNNGSLDDLLAGIPGNGRFLYSVFSQFDNHDIINFFTENGVKLKVEDHGRVFPASDKSRTIIEALEKKITELGGQVATQTEVVSVKKVDNQFVLKSADQTFTCDKLIVTTGGKSYPSTGSTGFGHDIARHFKHTITELEAAESPLLTDFPHKALQGISLDDVTLSYGKHVITHDLLFTHFGLSGPAALRMSSFVKGGEVISLDVLPQLSESDLVAFLEENREKSLKNALRTLLPERLAEFFVQDYPEKVKQLTEKEREQLLHSIKALKIPVIGKMSLAKSFVTKGGVSLKEINPKTLESKLVPGLHFAGEVLDINAHTGGFNITSALCTGWVAGSNPINTK; encoded by the coding sequence ATGAAACATTTTGATACTATTGTCATCGGTGGAGGTCCTGCTGGCATGATGGCTACGATTTCCAGTAGCTTTTATGGTCAGAAAACTCTTCTCATCGAAAAAAATCGCAAACTTGGTAAAAAATTAGCTGGAACAGGCGGTGGTCGTTGTAACGTAACCAACAACGGGAGTTTAGACGACCTACTGGCTGGCATCCCTGGGAATGGGCGCTTTCTTTACAGTGTCTTCTCTCAGTTTGATAACCATGATATCATCAACTTTTTTACGGAAAATGGAGTTAAACTTAAGGTCGAGGACCACGGCCGCGTCTTTCCTGCTAGCGACAAGTCTCGAACCATTATTGAAGCTTTGGAGAAAAAAATCACTGAACTTGGTGGTCAAGTTGCTACTCAAACGGAGGTTGTTTCAGTTAAAAAAGTGGATAACCAGTTTGTCCTTAAGTCCGCAGACCAAACTTTCACTTGTGATAAACTGATTGTCACAACAGGTGGTAAATCCTATCCTTCCACTGGATCGACTGGATTTGGCCACGATATTGCCCGTCATTTTAAACATACCATTACCGAGCTTGAAGCCGCTGAAAGTCCATTGTTGACAGATTTTCCTCACAAAGCGCTTCAGGGGATTTCGCTGGACGATGTGACTTTAAGTTATGGCAAGCATGTCATCACTCATGATTTGCTCTTTACCCACTTTGGTTTATCTGGCCCTGCTGCCCTGCGCATGTCTAGTTTTGTCAAAGGTGGGGAGGTTATTTCACTGGATGTTTTGCCTCAACTTTCTGAGAGCGATTTGGTGGCTTTTCTAGAAGAAAATCGGGAAAAATCCTTGAAAAATGCCTTAAGAACCTTACTCCCAGAACGCTTGGCAGAATTTTTTGTTCAAGATTATCCTGAAAAAGTCAAACAGCTAACTGAAAAAGAACGGGAACAACTTCTCCATTCTATCAAAGCCCTCAAAATCCCTGTGATTGGAAAAATGTCCCTTGCCAAGTCCTTTGTCACCAAAGGAGGCGTCAGTCTTAAGGAAATCAATCCTAAAACCCTTGAAAGTAAGCTAGTTCCTGGCCTCCACTTTGCCGGCGAGGTACTGGATATCAATGCCCACACGGGTGGCTTTAACATCACTTCTGCCCTCTGTACCGGCTGGGTGGCAGGCTCAAATCCAATAAATACCAAATAA
- a CDS encoding YlbG family protein: MFEKTNRSGLIIYLYYNRDAKKLQEYGDICYHSKKHRYLQLYVPTEELDDLVERLGKERFIKKIRRCHIQELETPFVGNLYRTEENVII, encoded by the coding sequence ATGTTTGAAAAAACAAATCGATCAGGATTAATCATCTATCTTTACTATAATCGAGATGCAAAAAAACTTCAGGAATACGGTGACATCTGTTACCATTCTAAGAAGCATCGTTACTTGCAGCTCTATGTTCCAACTGAGGAGCTAGATGACTTAGTTGAGAGATTAGGTAAGGAAAGATTTATCAAAAAAATAAGACGTTGCCACATTCAAGAGTTAGAAACTCCCTTTGTTGGCAATCTCTATCGCACTGAGGAAAACGTTATCATTTAA
- a CDS encoding DUF1697 domain-containing protein has protein sequence MEHIILLRGVTPNGKNAIPKMSYLADILTEAGFQHVRTYIQSGNIILESDLDLEEIRERIHTLIKEKIGADLKMVIKNKNDFEKIVQENPFREDYLHDRVHVILYQGVIQSLPLEKLKADYGEEEICVDDHCLYLYLPRTAKRKKLNTNYLEKLFGVDLTMRKLNVVEKLLTK, from the coding sequence TTGGAACATATTATTTTACTAAGAGGCGTTACTCCTAATGGAAAAAATGCTATCCCGAAAATGTCTTATTTGGCAGATATTTTGACAGAAGCTGGGTTTCAACACGTTCGAACCTATATTCAAAGTGGGAATATCATTCTTGAAAGTGACTTAGATTTAGAAGAAATACGAGAACGCATTCATACTCTGATAAAGGAAAAAATTGGAGCTGACTTAAAAATGGTTATCAAGAATAAGAACGATTTTGAAAAGATTGTTCAAGAGAACCCATTTAGAGAAGACTATCTTCATGATCGTGTACATGTGATTCTTTATCAGGGAGTTATCCAAAGTCTGCCATTAGAAAAATTGAAAGCTGACTACGGTGAGGAAGAAATTTGTGTAGACGATCACTGTCTCTACCTCTATCTCCCTAGAACTGCAAAACGAAAAAAGCTCAATACCAACTATCTTGAAAAATTGTTTGGCGTGGATTTGACCATGCGAAAGTTAAACGTCGTGGAAAAGTTACTAACAAAATAG
- the clpP gene encoding ATP-dependent Clp protease proteolytic subunit ClpP, with translation MIPVVIEQTSRGERSYDIYSRLLKDRIIMLTGPVEDNMANSVIAQLLFLDAQDSTKDIYLYVNTPGGSVSAGLAIVDTMNFIKADVQTIVMGMAASMGTVIASSGAKGKRFMLPNAEYMIHQPMGGTGGGTQQTDMAIAAEHLLKTRKTLEQILATNSGKSVEQIHADAERDYWMSAQETLEYGFIDEIMANNSLS, from the coding sequence ATGATTCCTGTAGTTATTGAACAAACAAGCCGTGGAGAACGTTCCTATGACATTTACTCTCGCCTTCTGAAAGACCGCATCATCATGCTAACAGGTCCAGTTGAAGACAACATGGCCAACTCCGTTATCGCCCAGTTGCTCTTCTTGGATGCCCAAGACAGCACAAAAGATATTTACCTTTATGTCAATACACCTGGAGGATCTGTTTCAGCTGGTTTGGCAATCGTTGATACCATGAACTTTATCAAGGCAGATGTCCAAACTATCGTTATGGGAATGGCTGCATCCATGGGGACTGTCATAGCATCAAGTGGAGCAAAAGGCAAACGCTTCATGCTTCCAAATGCAGAGTACATGATTCACCAACCAATGGGTGGTACAGGTGGTGGTACCCAACAGACAGATATGGCAATCGCTGCAGAGCACTTGCTCAAAACTCGTAAGACTTTGGAGCAAATCCTTGCGACTAACTCAGGTAAATCAGTTGAGCAAATTCATGCAGATGCAGAACGTGATTACTGGATGAGTGCCCAAGAAACGCTCGAATATGGCTTCATTGATGAAATCATGGCTAACAATTCTTTGAGCTAA